AAAAGGCATTGATTTAATACTTACGGACGTATCAGATTTAGATATAACAAATGTAAATAGAGTAAATAGTTTTGTAAATGAAAACAAACCAGATGTAATTATCAACTGTGCTGCACTGACAGATGTGGAAAAGTGTGAGACAGAAATAGAAATGGCATATAAGATAAATACAATAGGACCTAAAAACCTAGCATCAGCTGCAAATCAAATCGGAGCTGAAATTATTCAAGTATCAACAGACTATGTTTTTGCAGGTAATGTTAATAAACCACTGACAGAGTTTGATGAAGTAAATCCACAATCCATTTATGGAAAAACAAAGCTTCAGGGAGAAATATTTGTTAAGAACCTTAATCCTAAGCATTATATAGTTAGAACTGCATGGCTTTACGGAGATGGAGATAATTTTGTAAAAAACATGTTAAATCTAAGCAAAACTAATAAAATATTAAAAGTAGTTA
This DNA window, taken from Clostridium estertheticum, encodes the following:
- the rfbD gene encoding dTDP-4-dehydrorhamnose reductase → MIILITGANGQLGRELAKQYHKKKGIDLILTDVSDLDITNVNRVNSFVNENKPDVIINCAALTDVEKCETEIEMAYKINTIGPKNLASAANQIGAEIIQVSTDYVFAGNVNKPLTEFDEVNPQSIYGKTKLQGEIFVKNLNPKHYIVRTAWLYGDGDNFVKNMLNLSKTNKILKVVNDQKGTPTSTVDLSKVIIKLVEDKNYGLFHCTCKGECTWYEFTKEIFRLKGITTEVSRCNTNEFPRPAKRPEYSVLRNYMLELTTGDITRNWKEAIGEYLK